From one Gracilibacillus salinarum genomic stretch:
- the obgE gene encoding GTPase ObgE: MFVDQVKVYVKAGDGGNGIVAFRREIYVPMGGPAGGDGGNGGDVVFEVDEGLNTLMDFRYQRHFKAKRGENGMGKGMHGKNSDPLVLSVPPGTSVRDVNSGEVIADLIEHKQRAVIAKGGRGGRGNIRFASPRNPAPEMAENGEPGIERDIQIELKLIADVGLVGFPSVGKSTLLSTVSAARPKIADYHFTTLSPNLGVVDTADQRSFVLADLPGLIEGAHEGVGLGHQFLRHVERTRVILHVLDMASTEGRDPYEDFVTINKELEQYDPTLLERPMIIIANKMDLPEAEEQLNSFKEQLEEDYPIYPISTVTKEGIRDVLFAVANKLDQIPKNYKPIEENEDRVVYKFEKEEKAFSITREPDGAFVLYGDKIEKLFKMTDFSRDESVQRFSRQLRGMGVDDALRDRGATDGDTVRLLDYEFEFME; encoded by the coding sequence ATGTTTGTCGATCAGGTTAAAGTATATGTGAAAGCAGGAGATGGCGGAAACGGTATTGTAGCATTCCGTCGCGAAATATATGTCCCGATGGGTGGACCAGCCGGTGGAGATGGCGGTAATGGTGGCGATGTGGTTTTTGAAGTGGATGAAGGCTTAAACACATTGATGGATTTCCGTTATCAGAGACATTTTAAAGCAAAACGTGGAGAGAATGGTATGGGAAAAGGCATGCACGGAAAAAATTCCGATCCATTAGTTTTATCTGTCCCGCCAGGTACCAGTGTTCGTGATGTGAATAGTGGAGAAGTTATTGCCGATTTAATTGAGCACAAACAGAGAGCTGTCATTGCAAAGGGTGGACGAGGCGGCAGAGGTAATATTCGATTTGCATCACCACGAAATCCGGCACCTGAAATGGCAGAAAATGGCGAACCGGGTATCGAACGGGATATTCAGATCGAATTAAAATTAATAGCGGATGTTGGACTAGTAGGTTTTCCGAGTGTAGGAAAATCAACGTTGCTGTCCACTGTCAGTGCGGCTAGACCGAAAATAGCCGATTATCATTTTACTACTTTATCACCTAATTTAGGTGTAGTGGATACAGCAGATCAGCGCAGTTTCGTATTGGCCGACTTACCAGGATTAATAGAAGGTGCTCATGAAGGTGTAGGATTAGGACATCAGTTTCTACGTCACGTAGAGAGAACACGGGTCATTCTTCATGTTCTCGACATGGCTTCTACAGAGGGACGAGATCCCTATGAAGACTTTGTCACAATAAATAAAGAATTAGAGCAGTATGATCCTACATTATTAGAACGCCCTATGATCATTATTGCAAACAAAATGGATTTACCAGAAGCAGAGGAACAATTAAACTCTTTTAAAGAACAATTAGAAGAAGACTATCCGATTTATCCGATCTCAACGGTTACGAAAGAAGGGATTCGTGATGTATTATTTGCAGTCGCGAATAAATTGGATCAAATTCCGAAAAATTATAAGCCGATAGAAGAGAATGAAGATCGAGTTGTTTACAAATTTGAAAAAGAAGAAAAAGCTTTTTCAATTACGAGAGAGCCAGATGGTGCTTTTGTCTTATATGGTGATAAAATCGAAAAACTATTTAAGATGACTGATTTCAGCCGTGATGAATCCGTTCAACGTTTCTCCAGACAGTTACGTGGTATGGGTGTGGATGATGCTTTACGAGATCGCGGTGCAACAGATGGAGATACTGTTCGACTACTTGATTACGAATTTGAATTTATGGAATAA
- the pheA gene encoding prephenate dehydratase: MKDTIGYLGPKGTFTKIAVDSMFNGESKKGFSTIPECIDAVVNDEVTYAVLPLENAIEGTVNITLDYLIQAENINIVSEVIVPIRQHLMVHPDNVNEWSKLDAIYSHSHAIAQCHRFIHKDLQQVKSHSMTSTGAAAEFVSKNPDQRIGAIANHLAAKEYGLSIVQKDIHDFDNNHTRFVVLHKAKKVLTSKNLEEKGRKTTVTVTLPSDQPGALHQVLSAFAWRNLNLSKIESRPMKTGLGNYYFLIDIEQQMDDVLIPNAITEMESLGCKVSVLGSYPYYLHSGNGVTLAV; the protein is encoded by the coding sequence ATGAAAGACACAATAGGTTATTTAGGTCCAAAAGGTACATTCACTAAAATTGCAGTGGATTCTATGTTTAACGGAGAATCAAAAAAAGGTTTTAGTACAATTCCAGAATGTATCGATGCGGTAGTAAATGATGAAGTAACATATGCAGTTCTGCCGCTTGAGAATGCAATAGAAGGCACCGTAAACATTACACTGGATTATTTAATTCAAGCAGAAAATATTAATATTGTCAGCGAGGTGATTGTGCCAATCCGACAACACCTGATGGTACACCCTGATAATGTGAATGAATGGTCAAAATTAGATGCTATTTATTCTCATTCCCATGCTATAGCGCAATGCCACCGATTCATACACAAGGATTTACAACAAGTGAAATCACATTCTATGACTTCAACTGGTGCTGCAGCTGAATTCGTCAGTAAAAATCCTGATCAACGAATTGGTGCTATTGCCAATCACCTTGCTGCCAAAGAATATGGTCTGTCAATCGTGCAAAAAGACATTCACGATTTTGATAATAACCATACTAGATTTGTAGTACTTCACAAAGCAAAAAAAGTTCTAACATCAAAAAATCTAGAAGAAAAAGGCCGTAAGACGACCGTTACAGTAACATTACCATCTGATCAGCCAGGGGCGTTACATCAAGTATTATCAGCGTTTGCCTGGCGAAATCTGAACCTTTCCAAAATTGAATCCCGTCCAATGAAAACGGGATTAGGAAATTATTATTTTCTTATTGATATCGAACAGCAAATGGATGACGTGCTTATCCCAAATGCGATTACCGAAATGGAATCTCTAGGCTGTAAAGTATCAGTTCTTGGCAGTTATCCATATTATTTACACAGTGGAAACGGCGTAACGCTTGCGGTCTAA
- a CDS encoding ACT domain-containing protein codes for MSAKNDKFYLVSEQFLPDGMKKTLEAKKLLDTNKVDSIHEATRQVGLSRSVFYKYRDAVFPFQHMVKEQMITLFFHLEDQTGVLSHLLSVVAKTGCNILTIHQTIPIQGKANVTLSLNTNGMTSDIDQLLFELKQIDFVTQVEILSSGVS; via the coding sequence ATGTCTGCTAAAAATGACAAGTTCTATTTAGTAAGTGAACAGTTCTTACCAGATGGAATGAAAAAAACATTAGAAGCAAAGAAATTATTGGATACCAACAAAGTAGATTCTATTCATGAAGCTACAAGACAAGTTGGCTTATCGCGAAGTGTATTTTATAAATATCGTGATGCAGTTTTTCCGTTTCAACATATGGTAAAGGAACAGATGATTACCTTGTTTTTTCATTTAGAGGACCAGACAGGTGTGTTATCACATCTTTTATCTGTAGTTGCCAAAACGGGATGCAATATATTAACGATTCACCAGACGATTCCAATTCAAGGAAAAGCTAATGTTACTTTATCCCTGAATACCAATGGCATGACTTCGGATATTGATCAGCTTCTTTTTGAATTAAAACAAATTGATTTTGTTACTCAAGTGGAAATATTAAGCTCAGGCGTTTCATAA
- a CDS encoding transcription repressor NadR, with the protein MNKKLTGKTRRDSLLSWLKASAKPMTGTELAAKAQVSRQVIVQDISLLKAQNQPIIATSSGYLYMKLEEEAQDARRVIACQHESSQTREELYTIVDYGVTVEDVIIEHPIYGDLKASLMLSNRADVDQFVQKIEEKQAPYLLELTEGVHNHTIAAKDEAKLDQAFEALVNKGFIVE; encoded by the coding sequence ATGAACAAGAAGTTAACAGGTAAAACAAGGCGAGATAGCTTGTTAAGCTGGTTAAAGGCTTCTGCTAAACCGATGACGGGTACCGAATTAGCAGCAAAAGCACAAGTCAGTCGCCAAGTAATCGTACAAGATATTTCATTGTTAAAAGCACAAAACCAGCCGATCATTGCAACAAGCAGTGGTTATTTATATATGAAACTGGAAGAGGAAGCTCAAGACGCTCGTCGTGTCATCGCCTGCCAGCATGAAAGCTCACAAACGAGAGAAGAATTGTATACCATCGTAGATTACGGTGTCACCGTGGAGGATGTCATCATCGAACATCCGATATATGGAGATTTAAAGGCTTCCCTAATGTTAAGCAATCGAGCAGATGTCGATCAGTTCGTTCAAAAAATCGAGGAAAAACAGGCACCTTATTTATTAGAATTAACAGAAGGTGTCCACAATCACACGATAGCAGCAAAAGACGAAGCAAAACTGGACCAAGCGTTCGAAGCACTGGTTAACAAAGGCTTTATTGTCGAATAA
- a CDS encoding IscS subfamily cysteine desulfurase — MVYFDYAAATPMSEQAVLTYQQIAKNYYGNASSLHDIGGQAKDILDQARQLIAVPFHADSREIIFTNGGTESNILAIDTLLRSSPISGKKHIISTKMEHSSLFFYLTHLNQLPDYEVTFLSPEKDGQISISALEQAIRSNTCLLSIQHVNSETGVIQPLEKIGQRIKGKDIAFHSDIVQSFGKIDITSLLPFVDCMSVSSHKIHGPKGAGAIYFSEKLALQPHPIQTNHEFGLRPGTVNVPAIAAFAAAANEIFTDHQAKIDHLHYIRNLFIDRLEQENIPLLPIITSHQAPTILGCVNPFVQGDYVMLEYNRRSIHLSTGTACSVNQQKIPASIQPFILNQEEGKRFNRFSFSHITTDEEVEQFIKVSKQIFSKMKGERRKYEQEVNR; from the coding sequence ATGGTATATTTTGATTATGCCGCTGCCACACCAATGAGCGAACAGGCGGTGTTAACTTATCAGCAGATTGCCAAAAATTATTACGGAAATGCAAGTAGCCTCCATGACATTGGAGGACAAGCAAAAGATATTCTAGATCAGGCTCGGCAACTAATTGCAGTCCCCTTTCACGCTGACTCCAGAGAAATTATTTTTACCAATGGGGGTACAGAGAGTAATATTCTGGCTATAGACACCTTATTACGATCCAGCCCAATTTCAGGAAAAAAACATATTATTAGTACGAAGATGGAGCATAGTTCATTATTCTTTTATTTAACACATTTAAATCAATTGCCAGATTATGAAGTTACTTTTTTATCACCCGAAAAAGATGGACAAATAAGTATCAGTGCTTTAGAACAAGCGATTAGGTCTAACACATGTCTTCTCTCCATTCAACATGTGAACAGCGAAACAGGAGTCATTCAGCCATTAGAAAAAATCGGACAACGCATCAAAGGAAAAGATATTGCTTTTCATAGCGATATCGTTCAGTCTTTTGGTAAAATAGATATAACCAGCCTGTTACCATTTGTTGATTGTATGAGCGTGTCCAGCCACAAGATCCATGGACCAAAGGGAGCCGGTGCCATTTATTTTTCAGAAAAACTGGCACTACAACCACATCCCATTCAAACAAATCACGAGTTTGGGCTACGGCCTGGCACGGTAAACGTTCCGGCAATTGCTGCATTTGCGGCAGCTGCCAATGAAATTTTCACCGATCATCAGGCAAAAATAGATCATTTACATTACATAAGAAATCTATTTATTGATCGACTTGAACAAGAAAACATACCGCTCCTGCCGATTATCACAAGCCATCAGGCACCTACCATACTTGGCTGTGTTAATCCATTCGTTCAAGGTGACTATGTCATGTTAGAATATAATCGTCGGAGCATTCATTTATCGACAGGTACAGCATGCAGTGTCAACCAGCAAAAGATACCTGCCTCCATACAACCGTTTATATTGAATCAGGAGGAAGGAAAACGATTCAACCGTTTCTCTTTCAGTCATATCACAACCGATGAAGAGGTGGAACAATTTATAAAAGTTTCCAAGCAGATTTTTTCAAAAATGAAGGGAGAAAGAAGGAAATATGAACAAGAAGTTAACAGGTAA
- a CDS encoding Spo0B domain-containing protein, whose product MKEQDVVEMLRHYRHDWLNDLQLLLGYAQLGKLDRIENKIQHIIERSNQERGLDRLNIPKTMVWLYQLNWRSESFQLEFQSDTNDQSTIVDDELLLTKIQKIFQILPSYQEEFQQYRGQLIFEKVDHLLHIHLIFDQNWTDLDALKEEMDSLSFIDQVMIDNQLEIVWQQD is encoded by the coding sequence TTGAAAGAACAAGATGTGGTCGAGATGTTGCGGCATTATCGCCATGATTGGCTAAATGATTTGCAGCTGCTATTAGGTTATGCTCAATTGGGGAAACTTGATAGAATCGAAAATAAAATACAACATATTATCGAACGCTCTAATCAGGAACGGGGATTAGATCGATTAAATATACCAAAAACAATGGTCTGGCTCTATCAACTGAACTGGCGGTCTGAATCGTTCCAGCTAGAATTCCAGTCAGATACGAATGATCAGTCGACTATTGTTGATGACGAATTATTATTAACAAAAATACAAAAGATATTTCAGATATTGCCGTCCTATCAAGAAGAATTTCAACAATATCGAGGTCAATTAATTTTTGAGAAAGTGGATCATCTGTTACATATTCACTTAATTTTTGATCAGAATTGGACCGATCTGGATGCATTGAAAGAGGAAATGGATTCCTTATCATTTATTGATCAAGTTATGATAGATAACCAATTAGAGATAGTGTGGCAGCAAGATTAA
- the rpmA gene encoding 50S ribosomal protein L27, which yields MLRLDLQFFASKKGVGSTKNGRDSESKRLGAKRADGQFVSGGSILYRQRGTKIYPGENVGRGGDDTLYAKVDGVVKFERQGRDRKKVSVYPA from the coding sequence TGATTTGCAATTTTTCGCTTCGAAAAAAGGTGTAGGTAGTACAAAGAACGGCCGTGATTCAGAATCGAAACGTTTAGGCGCTAAGCGTGCGGACGGTCAGTTCGTAAGTGGAGGTTCTATCCTTTACCGTCAACGTGGTACGAAAATCTACCCAGGTGAAAACGTAGGTCGTGGAGGAGACGACACACTTTACGCTAAAGTAGACGGCGTTGTAAAATTCGAACGCCAAGGACGCGATCGTAAAAAAGTTAGTGTATATCCTGCATAA